A single region of the Thermotoga profunda AZM34c06 genome encodes:
- a CDS encoding 3-oxoacyl-ACP synthase → MENHVGIAGIGTYLPDKYLSAKDLEELTKIPSDVLIEKFGIVGKYIPSERDTTSFMGIIAAQQAIEDAQIDPLEIDVVIWNGAQHKDYPCWLASTKVAYEVGAKNAWAFDMEAMCGSMIVGLQVARSLMLSEKNINTVLLVSGYRNVDLVNHQYKHTSFMLDIGASGSAVVLKKNLGKNVLLGVSSVVDGSFAEECVIPVGGTKKWPMKLQDIENYYFQIPNPERFKNRLNEVTLKNFYFVIDDALKKSSLTRKDISYLAILHFKRSAHLEVLKELGLKEDQTTYLEKYGHMGQNDQIFSIKEGLLAGKIKDGDIVVLVGAGVGWTWNAAVVRWGSLREPINW, encoded by the coding sequence TTGGAAAATCATGTTGGGATTGCCGGAATTGGAACTTATCTACCAGATAAATATCTCTCAGCCAAGGATTTAGAAGAACTTACAAAAATTCCTTCAGATGTACTTATTGAGAAGTTTGGAATAGTGGGTAAATATATACCTTCAGAAAGAGATACCACAAGCTTTATGGGGATCATAGCTGCACAGCAGGCAATTGAAGATGCTCAGATTGATCCTTTGGAAATTGATGTTGTTATATGGAATGGGGCACAACACAAAGATTATCCATGTTGGCTTGCAAGTACAAAAGTGGCTTATGAAGTTGGTGCAAAAAATGCTTGGGCTTTTGATATGGAGGCAATGTGTGGTTCGATGATAGTTGGACTTCAAGTGGCACGATCGCTTATGCTTTCTGAAAAGAACATAAATACAGTTTTGCTTGTAAGTGGTTATAGAAATGTAGATCTTGTGAATCATCAATATAAACATACATCTTTCATGCTTGATATTGGAGCAAGTGGTTCTGCGGTAGTGCTAAAGAAAAACCTTGGAAAAAATGTACTACTTGGTGTATCAAGTGTTGTCGATGGATCTTTTGCCGAAGAGTGTGTAATACCGGTTGGTGGAACAAAAAAATGGCCTATGAAGTTACAAGATATTGAGAACTACTATTTTCAGATACCAAATCCAGAAAGATTCAAAAATCGATTGAATGAAGTCACACTCAAAAATTTCTATTTTGTAATCGATGATGCACTCAAAAAAAGTAGCTTAACAAGAAAAGACATCTCATATTTAGCGATATTACATTTTAAGAGATCTGCCCATCTTGAGGTACTCAAAGAGCTTGGTCTCAAAGAAGATCAAACAACTTACTTGGAAAAATATGGACACATGGGTCAAAATGACCAGATTTTTTCAATAAAGGAAGGGTTGCTTGCTGGGAAGATAAAGGATGGTGATATCGTTGTTCTTGTAGGAGCCGGAGTAGGTTGGACTTGGAACGCCGCAGTTGTTCGTTGGGGTAGCTTGAGAGAACCGATTAATTGGTAG
- a CDS encoding ABC transporter ATP-binding protein, with protein MLEIKDLNVAYGKVPVIWDLSLKIDSEAVGLFGPNGAGKTTLINCILGLIRPVSGTINFEGQNIVGMETHKIARLGIALVPQERELFPLMSVEENLKAGAAYIPHARNHIVDSMNFVFTIFPVLKERLSQKAGTMSGGEQRMLAVGRALMARPKLLILDEPSVGLQPSIVIEMFAKLRQIKNEGVAILLTEQNVKQGLKVIDRGYVIENGRIVLEDESKDLAQNEHVKKAYLGV; from the coding sequence ATGCTTGAAATAAAAGATCTCAATGTTGCTTATGGTAAGGTTCCAGTTATCTGGGACCTATCGTTAAAAATAGATTCAGAGGCTGTTGGATTGTTTGGACCAAACGGTGCTGGTAAGACAACTCTAATAAACTGCATCCTTGGCTTGATTAGACCGGTGAGTGGTACCATAAACTTTGAAGGACAAAATATAGTTGGAATGGAAACTCACAAAATTGCACGCCTTGGCATTGCCTTAGTACCTCAAGAAAGAGAACTCTTTCCACTTATGAGCGTTGAAGAAAATCTCAAAGCCGGGGCAGCCTATATTCCACATGCGAGAAATCACATCGTTGATAGTATGAACTTTGTTTTCACAATTTTTCCAGTTCTCAAGGAAAGACTTTCTCAAAAGGCAGGTACAATGAGCGGAGGAGAACAAAGAATGCTTGCGGTAGGTAGGGCCTTAATGGCTCGTCCAAAGTTATTGATCCTTGATGAACCTTCTGTTGGACTTCAACCGTCAATAGTAATAGAGATGTTCGCAAAACTCAGACAGATAAAAAATGAAGGAGTGGCAATACTTTTGACCGAACAGAATGTCAAACAAGGTTTAAAGGTAATTGATAGGGGGTATGTAATCGAAAACGGTAGAATAGTACTCGAGGACGAATCAAAAGATCTTGCTCAAAATGAGCATGTGAAGAAAGCATACCTTGGCGTATGA
- a CDS encoding ABC transporter ATP-binding protein, with the protein MEILRLENVTKRFGGLVAVNNVSFEIQKNEILGIIGPNGAGKTTLTSLVAGTLQPSAGRIFFNSREVTGIPAHIRAQLGISRTFQTVRPLRDFTALENIVVGALFAKGEKLSKAIKSAEKVCEFLKLERKDFYPDKLTVFELKKLEIARAIVSEPKVLFLDEVMAGLNHEEMMEMIEIVKALRDKGMAICVIEHVMSVISELTDRVVVLDRGEIIAQGPYQEVSQDKRVITAYLGEED; encoded by the coding sequence ATGGAGATATTGCGACTCGAAAATGTGACAAAACGTTTCGGAGGACTTGTGGCAGTAAACAATGTGAGTTTTGAAATACAGAAAAATGAAATCTTAGGCATAATAGGACCAAATGGCGCTGGTAAAACTACTCTTACCAGTTTGGTAGCAGGAACACTTCAACCTTCTGCCGGAAGAATCTTCTTCAACAGCAGAGAAGTCACTGGAATACCTGCACATATAAGAGCTCAACTGGGTATTTCAAGAACCTTCCAAACTGTGAGACCGCTGAGAGACTTTACAGCACTTGAAAACATTGTGGTCGGAGCACTTTTTGCAAAAGGTGAAAAACTCAGCAAAGCGATCAAGAGTGCAGAAAAAGTGTGTGAATTTCTCAAACTCGAACGTAAGGATTTCTATCCTGACAAACTCACAGTCTTTGAGTTGAAAAAATTGGAGATAGCAAGGGCAATTGTTTCAGAGCCAAAAGTACTCTTTCTGGACGAAGTGATGGCTGGTTTAAATCACGAAGAGATGATGGAGATGATAGAGATAGTCAAAGCTTTGAGAGACAAAGGCATGGCAATTTGCGTCATAGAACACGTTATGAGCGTTATAAGTGAATTAACCGACAGGGTTGTGGTTCTTGACAGAGGTGAGATAATTGCCCAAGGTCCATATCAGGAGGTTTCTCAGGACAAACGTGTTATAACAGCGTACTTGGGGGAGGAAGATTAA
- a CDS encoding TetR/AcrR family transcriptional regulator, with protein MRRDPKRSDGKKTLKNLIGSANELFAAYGYYGVSVPMIARKASVKNATFYQYFNDKESIYQKLLEHSFGKFQSYMQKVNGTKLDQVVRSFVESYFEFFSNNQHCYKILHEAVYLRKFVFRKVEKTLNRILDKIAPKYDEEKKMVLRWFVTGPVRFISIYKSLHNDYSVDQKVVDDLVEFAMKGLDPNNHELSKDVFEIDVQPLKIEVTSTRMKLLQAAEKLFGTHGYRNTMISDITRIAGVASGTFYVHFDSKEKALEELVMSTNKNMRITIATAIKRFSDRRDAEIAGFLAFLKFFMLHSNMYLIVRQAEFFNPDISRIYYEKIFNSYLPPLKKAMKDGQFNAFSPENLALALMGIGHFMGEDLVVQKYGNIQNVNNYLSHLSLLIFKGIPTVLTDSD; from the coding sequence ATGAGACGTGATCCTAAAAGATCCGATGGCAAAAAAACACTTAAAAATTTGATAGGATCAGCCAATGAACTTTTCGCAGCTTATGGTTATTATGGTGTCTCGGTCCCAATGATTGCACGCAAAGCCAGTGTTAAAAATGCCACGTTTTACCAATATTTTAATGACAAAGAATCAATATACCAAAAATTGTTGGAGCATTCTTTTGGAAAGTTTCAATCTTATATGCAAAAAGTCAATGGCACTAAGCTTGATCAAGTGGTTCGATCATTTGTGGAGAGCTATTTTGAGTTTTTCTCGAACAACCAGCACTGTTATAAAATACTGCATGAAGCAGTTTATTTACGCAAATTTGTGTTCCGAAAGGTTGAAAAAACTCTAAACAGAATACTTGATAAAATAGCTCCAAAATATGATGAAGAGAAAAAAATGGTTCTTAGATGGTTTGTAACTGGTCCTGTCCGTTTTATATCTATATATAAATCTCTCCATAATGATTACAGTGTTGATCAAAAAGTAGTAGATGATTTAGTTGAATTTGCAATGAAAGGTCTTGATCCAAACAATCATGAACTCAGTAAAGATGTTTTTGAAATAGATGTACAACCACTGAAGATTGAAGTAACTTCCACGAGAATGAAACTCCTGCAAGCAGCCGAAAAACTCTTTGGTACACATGGCTATAGGAATACTATGATAAGCGATATCACACGCATTGCAGGTGTGGCAAGCGGAACATTCTACGTTCATTTCGATAGTAAAGAGAAGGCATTAGAAGAACTTGTGATGTCAACTAACAAAAATATGAGAATCACTATAGCAACAGCAATAAAGAGATTTTCAGACAGAAGAGATGCTGAAATAGCTGGTTTTTTAGCTTTCTTGAAATTTTTCATGCTTCATTCTAATATGTACTTGATTGTTAGACAAGCCGAATTTTTCAACCCTGATATTTCCAGAATTTATTATGAAAAGATATTTAACAGCTATCTCCCACCATTGAAAAAGGCAATGAAAGATGGGCAATTCAACGCTTTTTCACCTGAGAACCTTGCCCTTGCCTTAATGGGTATAGGACATTTTATGGGTGAAGATCTTGTTGTACAAAAATATGGAAATATACAAAATGTGAATAATTACTTATCCCATCTATCTCTCCTCATTTTCAAAGGCATCCCAACTGTGTTAACTGATAGTGATTAA
- the fabG gene encoding 3-oxoacyl-[acyl-carrier-protein] reductase — protein sequence MRLEGKVCIITGAASGIGREASLLFAKEGAIVCACDLVKEQLDKLVEDANNLPGKIDPYLLNVTKREDVFKVVEEIATKYGKIDVLVNNAGITRDALLVKMTEEEWDAVINVNLKGVFNMTQAVAPYMIKAQKGSIINTSSVVGIYGNVGQTNYAATKGGVIAMTKTWAKELARKGAQIRVNAVAPGFIKTPMTEKVPDKIIEAVATRTPLARMGEPVEVANVYLFLASDESSFVTGQVIGVDGGLQL from the coding sequence ATGAGACTTGAAGGAAAGGTTTGTATCATCACTGGTGCAGCAAGTGGTATAGGTAGGGAGGCATCATTGCTCTTCGCAAAGGAAGGTGCAATAGTTTGTGCTTGTGATCTGGTGAAAGAGCAGTTGGACAAGTTGGTTGAAGATGCGAATAATTTACCCGGAAAGATCGATCCATATCTTTTGAATGTTACAAAAAGGGAAGATGTCTTCAAGGTTGTCGAAGAGATTGCCACGAAATACGGTAAGATCGATGTGCTTGTGAACAACGCCGGTATAACAAGAGATGCCTTGTTAGTGAAGATGACCGAGGAAGAATGGGATGCAGTGATCAATGTAAACCTCAAAGGTGTTTTCAACATGACTCAAGCAGTTGCACCTTACATGATCAAAGCTCAGAAAGGTTCTATCATAAACACATCTTCAGTTGTTGGCATATACGGGAATGTTGGACAGACCAACTACGCTGCCACAAAAGGTGGCGTGATAGCTATGACCAAGACCTGGGCAAAAGAACTTGCACGCAAAGGAGCTCAAATAAGAGTCAATGCAGTTGCACCTGGTTTCATCAAGACACCAATGACCGAGAAGGTACCTGACAAGATCATCGAAGCTGTTGCAACTCGAACTCCATTGGCAAGAATGGGTGAACCAGTGGAAGTTGCGAATGTGTATTTGTTCCTCGCAAGCGATGAGTCTTCCTTTGTAACGGGGCAGGTAATCGGTGTTGACGGGGGCTTACAACTCTGA
- a CDS encoding ABC transporter substrate-binding protein, whose protein sequence is MRRLFVFLVLSIALFVLAEKPIKIGAILPLSDITGRQAANAMKLAVKEINDSGGVLGRPIELVIVDDEMKPEKGAAAVDKLATVDKVDFFVGGMSSGVHLAQIPILKKYKKITVWIGAASYKCEEAIGADADWYFHLHPWDYLQGESYAIGWKAITEKYPHVRIEKIFLAYEEGAFGTASFKSYLDEFELAKKGTGVWTGLMKDLKGAPFKSAALGGGDYRAMLLQAKQYDPDLFIWAGYDADAVPMLTQAKEIGFVPKLFVGAPPGWPADFGKNPLSNGVVLYGMWAPALKDVSAIARHFWDAYVKEFNEEPATYFAPLGYTNIYFLIEAIKKAGTLDDKAIIQALREIEYESPVGGVLKISPSRIIKNQGFRAQKILQWQNGVQHVIWPFEYATAELIYPFPGWSGK, encoded by the coding sequence GTGAGAAGGCTTTTCGTGTTTCTTGTTTTATCGATCGCACTCTTTGTCCTGGCCGAAAAACCGATAAAGATCGGTGCAATCTTACCATTGTCCGATATCACCGGTAGGCAAGCAGCCAATGCAATGAAATTAGCCGTCAAAGAGATCAACGACTCTGGTGGTGTACTTGGTAGACCCATTGAATTGGTCATAGTAGATGATGAAATGAAACCCGAGAAAGGTGCTGCTGCTGTGGACAAACTCGCTACAGTCGACAAGGTGGATTTCTTTGTTGGTGGGATGTCAAGTGGAGTCCATCTCGCACAGATTCCGATTTTGAAAAAGTACAAGAAAATTACCGTTTGGATAGGCGCTGCGTCTTACAAATGTGAAGAAGCCATTGGCGCTGATGCAGATTGGTATTTTCACTTACATCCTTGGGATTATTTGCAAGGTGAAAGCTATGCGATAGGTTGGAAAGCCATAACAGAGAAATATCCTCATGTGAGAATCGAAAAAATATTTTTGGCTTATGAAGAAGGTGCTTTTGGTACGGCATCTTTTAAATCGTACTTGGATGAATTCGAACTTGCCAAAAAAGGTACTGGTGTTTGGACAGGATTGATGAAGGATCTAAAAGGTGCACCATTCAAGAGTGCAGCTCTTGGCGGTGGAGACTACAGAGCCATGCTTTTGCAAGCAAAGCAATATGACCCAGACCTGTTCATTTGGGCAGGTTATGATGCCGATGCGGTACCAATGTTAACTCAAGCTAAGGAAATAGGCTTTGTTCCAAAGCTTTTTGTTGGAGCGCCTCCAGGATGGCCTGCCGATTTTGGTAAGAATCCACTATCAAATGGAGTCGTTCTCTATGGCATGTGGGCTCCAGCATTAAAAGATGTCAGTGCGATCGCAAGGCATTTTTGGGATGCATATGTCAAAGAGTTCAACGAAGAACCAGCAACATACTTTGCACCACTTGGTTATACAAACATTTATTTCTTAATCGAAGCGATCAAGAAGGCCGGTACACTTGATGATAAAGCAATAATCCAGGCTTTAAGGGAGATAGAATATGAATCTCCAGTGGGTGGAGTATTAAAGATCTCACCAAGCAGAATCATTAAGAATCAAGGTTTCCGAGCACAAAAAATTCTTCAATGGCAGAATGGTGTGCAACATGTAATTTGGCCATTTGAATACGCTACAGCCGAACTCATCTATCCATTTCCGGGTTGGTCAGGTAAATGA
- a CDS encoding branched-chain amino acid ABC transporter permease has protein sequence MKKFFNWKILFSLMLIAVAIFRPYAFFYGLQRGSLYSLIALPLALILGIVGLLNLAHGDFLTLGMYMGYVIFNQFHFDPIISMIFIGPFLFLIGFAVYKLTIERVLKSHHLNLLLITFGISITLVELVNVFWTSRPRNIYVPYATRSINILGISVGAYEFLYVVAAILILLAIMFILKKTRFGQAAFAVGQNPKGAAIVGINVKLVYTITFSLATAMTAISAALMMPRVSIFPNVGGPFTMKSFCLTAMAGLGNLPGILISGITLGIVEAIVQSIPGYSGWSDLVFFGVLILVIALRAYRRAER, from the coding sequence ATGAAAAAATTTTTCAATTGGAAAATACTCTTTTCGTTGATGTTGATTGCAGTTGCAATCTTTCGTCCATACGCTTTCTTTTATGGACTTCAGAGAGGAAGTCTTTATTCTTTGATTGCATTACCACTTGCTTTGATCCTTGGAATAGTCGGATTGTTGAATCTTGCACACGGTGATTTCCTGACTCTTGGAATGTACATGGGTTATGTGATTTTCAACCAATTTCATTTTGATCCAATCATTTCGATGATTTTTATAGGACCATTTCTCTTTCTAATCGGTTTTGCTGTTTACAAATTGACAATTGAAAGAGTTTTGAAGTCACACCATTTGAATCTCTTACTCATAACCTTTGGGATATCGATCACCCTTGTTGAGCTGGTGAACGTATTCTGGACTTCAAGGCCAAGGAATATTTACGTGCCATATGCCACTCGATCTATCAACATCTTAGGGATTAGTGTTGGTGCGTATGAATTTTTGTATGTTGTCGCAGCTATCTTAATTCTACTCGCGATAATGTTCATTTTGAAAAAAACACGGTTTGGACAAGCGGCTTTTGCCGTGGGACAGAACCCCAAAGGAGCAGCTATAGTAGGTATAAATGTAAAACTGGTTTACACAATCACTTTCAGTCTGGCAACTGCTATGACAGCCATTTCTGCAGCGTTGATGATGCCAAGAGTTTCCATTTTTCCAAACGTAGGTGGACCCTTTACCATGAAGTCCTTCTGTCTTACTGCAATGGCTGGTCTTGGAAATCTTCCAGGTATCTTGATCTCTGGCATTACTCTTGGAATAGTTGAAGCAATAGTACAATCGATTCCCGGTTACAGTGGCTGGTCCGACCTTGTATTTTTCGGTGTCTTGATCTTGGTGATAGCACTTAGAGCTTATCGGAGGGCTGAAAGATGA
- a CDS encoding branched-chain amino acid ABC transporter permease, which translates to MRKVLLIIGILVFVTFLPMFADMYLIHVASSIMLFMCLALSWDMMLRTGQLSFGTAGFFGLGAYAAVIAVDDFAITPIMSIFIGAIFAAIVALGVGIAVLKLREMYFAITTLALSSVFLVLARNLSDLTGGAAGKVLFNAIFDGDPKKTYWLIMVFTLLVIGISEIFQRTRIRYAISSIRNDELVAKSSGINIFKYLLIVFIITSAIQGAAGAIYAQQYAFVEPESTFSANFLLLPIAMALVGGIHSTLGPIVGAIILGFASEYLKLLMPYGHLIIYGIIIILVIIFLRKGVYGTIVDKIRSN; encoded by the coding sequence ATGAGAAAAGTTCTTCTCATTATTGGTATACTGGTGTTTGTTACATTTCTTCCAATGTTTGCAGATATGTATCTGATTCATGTTGCCAGCTCGATAATGTTGTTCATGTGTCTTGCGCTTAGCTGGGACATGATGTTGAGAACTGGCCAACTGTCATTTGGCACGGCTGGTTTTTTTGGACTTGGTGCTTACGCTGCGGTAATAGCCGTTGACGATTTTGCAATAACTCCCATCATGAGTATATTTATCGGCGCCATATTTGCCGCGATTGTGGCATTGGGTGTTGGGATTGCTGTTCTAAAACTTCGAGAGATGTACTTTGCTATTACGACCCTTGCCCTTTCCAGTGTTTTTTTGGTACTTGCTCGAAATCTTTCAGATCTCACTGGTGGCGCGGCAGGTAAGGTACTTTTCAATGCGATATTCGATGGCGATCCCAAAAAAACTTATTGGTTGATAATGGTTTTTACATTATTGGTCATAGGCATCTCTGAAATCTTTCAGAGGACCAGAATAAGATATGCTATAAGTTCGATAAGAAATGATGAACTTGTCGCAAAATCCAGCGGGATAAACATTTTCAAGTATTTGTTAATCGTTTTTATTATTACTTCTGCCATACAGGGAGCGGCAGGAGCTATCTATGCTCAGCAATATGCTTTTGTTGAACCAGAAAGCACTTTTTCAGCAAATTTCTTATTGTTGCCTATCGCCATGGCATTAGTCGGTGGTATCCATTCAACACTTGGGCCGATAGTGGGAGCCATAATCCTGGGATTTGCTTCGGAATATCTGAAGTTGCTGATGCCTTATGGGCACTTGATAATATACGGGATAATAATCATTTTGGTCATAATCTTTTTGCGTAAAGGTGTCTATGGAACAATAGTAGATAAAATCAGATCAAATTGA
- a CDS encoding ABC transporter substrate-binding protein yields the protein MKKLIIVLLILASVLAVAEVGVYKDKVVVGTFQALSGPYAVIGQEMSKGLNAYFNWINKNGGVYGRKIELIIADDQLDPSKTVVEVKRLVESDKVFAIVGGLGSYGCLAVMDYLEKNGVPFVYQGAGTSLLVSPPKKYIFGVQPDYTLEGQLIAKFLVENLGKKRVAVIYMANDVGKEGQAAVKSRLEKYNLKPVLEVAYNPAETDYSALAINVLNANPDSIVIYGFIVDTIRWIKTLRDYGITAPVVTTYANADPSFITLGGKQVEGVYLTGWVPLATPDRPEFLRDYERAVAIFQETYPKQLPSSYAVAGFIAAEVFVQGLLQAGPDLTREGLVQALETFKHWNGILTKDITWGPNLRRGKSSMYFMKIDKGIFTAVTDLITLEN from the coding sequence GTGAAAAAATTGATCATTGTGCTGTTGATTCTGGCTTCTGTTTTAGCAGTAGCAGAAGTAGGCGTTTACAAAGACAAAGTAGTTGTTGGCACTTTTCAAGCGCTTTCAGGACCTTATGCAGTTATAGGTCAAGAAATGTCTAAAGGGCTAAATGCTTATTTCAACTGGATCAACAAAAATGGTGGAGTCTATGGAAGAAAGATCGAGCTGATCATCGCAGATGATCAATTAGATCCTTCGAAGACTGTTGTTGAAGTCAAAAGGCTTGTAGAGTCAGACAAAGTTTTTGCGATCGTCGGTGGACTTGGGTCTTATGGTTGTCTTGCGGTTATGGATTACTTAGAGAAGAATGGTGTTCCCTTTGTCTATCAAGGAGCTGGGACAAGTTTACTCGTGTCACCACCGAAAAAGTACATCTTCGGTGTCCAACCTGATTACACGCTCGAAGGGCAACTGATCGCGAAATTTTTGGTTGAAAATCTTGGTAAGAAGAGAGTTGCGGTTATATACATGGCTAATGACGTTGGTAAAGAGGGACAAGCCGCAGTGAAAAGCAGATTGGAAAAGTACAATCTCAAACCAGTTCTTGAAGTAGCTTACAATCCTGCTGAAACAGATTACAGTGCCCTTGCGATTAATGTTTTGAATGCAAATCCCGACTCTATAGTGATCTACGGTTTTATAGTCGATACGATACGCTGGATAAAAACGCTGAGAGACTACGGAATAACTGCTCCTGTGGTGACCACCTATGCTAATGCAGACCCAAGTTTTATCACCCTGGGTGGTAAACAAGTCGAAGGTGTCTATTTAACAGGTTGGGTACCACTTGCGACGCCTGACCGACCGGAGTTTCTCAGAGACTATGAACGAGCCGTTGCGATATTCCAAGAGACATATCCCAAACAACTGCCATCTTCTTATGCCGTAGCTGGGTTCATAGCTGCCGAAGTATTCGTTCAAGGATTACTCCAGGCAGGTCCAGATCTAACACGTGAAGGACTCGTTCAAGCACTTGAAACCTTCAAGCACTGGAATGGGATACTGACAAAAGACATCACCTGGGGTCCTAATTTGAGACGCGGCAAATCCAGCATGTACTTCATGAAAATCGATAAAGGCATCTTCACCGCCGTGACTGACTTGATAACATTGGAAAATTAA
- a CDS encoding acetyl-CoA hydrolase/transferase family protein: MNWNDVYNSKVVDIEKVLSIVKSNQTIVVGMTPAEPKLFLRNLHKTANRVSNVTVFTCLNMESYPFYMDKSFNNIFENASWYFGQSNREAVKAGFGTVSYVPNNLHQSGTNLLDSRPIDIFVGVASPIDKNGFLTLSASVVYEKDIVEQAKNIVLEVNPNAPRTHGDTHIHIKDVHYVVEVDYELPQVELVEPTETEALIAQHISNLIEDGSTIQLGIGGIPNAVAKFLTNKKDLGVHTEMFTESMIDLFEAGVITNKKKSIWRDKFICAFAFGTKRMYQFVDDNPSVFFLRGRYVNDPYVICQNEKMVSINTALMVDLTGNVCSEALGTQHYSGTGGQLDTHRGAVKSKGGKGIIALRSTAKGGTVSTIVPILPAGSPITVPRQEVDYVVTEWGVAWLRGKTVRERAKVLIEIAHPDFREILKGEARKLQIL; this comes from the coding sequence GTGAATTGGAATGATGTCTATAATTCCAAAGTTGTAGATATTGAGAAAGTACTGAGCATTGTAAAGTCGAATCAAACAATAGTTGTTGGAATGACGCCGGCAGAACCAAAACTCTTTCTTAGAAATTTACACAAAACAGCCAATAGGGTGAGCAATGTCACAGTATTTACATGCCTAAATATGGAAAGTTATCCATTCTACATGGATAAATCTTTCAATAATATCTTTGAGAACGCATCTTGGTATTTTGGTCAATCAAATAGAGAGGCCGTGAAGGCTGGTTTTGGTACCGTAAGTTATGTTCCGAACAATTTACACCAATCAGGGACAAATTTACTTGATAGCCGTCCGATAGATATTTTTGTAGGTGTTGCATCGCCAATAGACAAGAATGGTTTTCTGACCTTGTCCGCATCGGTAGTTTATGAAAAAGATATCGTCGAACAGGCAAAGAATATCGTTTTGGAAGTCAATCCCAACGCTCCAAGGACTCATGGTGATACACATATTCACATAAAAGATGTTCACTATGTAGTTGAAGTGGATTATGAACTCCCACAAGTTGAGTTGGTTGAACCTACGGAAACTGAAGCGTTGATTGCACAGCACATAAGCAATTTGATTGAAGATGGTTCGACGATTCAACTTGGTATTGGAGGAATACCAAATGCCGTTGCTAAGTTTTTGACAAACAAAAAAGATCTGGGTGTTCATACGGAGATGTTTACTGAATCTATGATAGATTTGTTTGAAGCTGGTGTAATTACTAACAAAAAGAAAAGCATTTGGAGAGACAAATTCATCTGCGCTTTTGCCTTTGGTACAAAGAGGATGTATCAGTTTGTTGATGATAATCCCTCAGTGTTTTTCCTCAGAGGAAGGTATGTCAACGATCCTTATGTCATATGCCAGAACGAGAAAATGGTGAGTATTAATACCGCATTGATGGTCGATTTAACTGGGAATGTTTGTTCAGAGGCATTGGGCACTCAGCATTACAGTGGCACAGGTGGTCAACTCGATACGCATAGAGGTGCTGTCAAGAGCAAGGGAGGCAAAGGGATAATAGCGCTGAGATCAACAGCAAAAGGTGGAACGGTTTCGACGATAGTCCCCATTTTACCAGCTGGTTCACCGATAACTGTGCCGCGGCAGGAAGTGGACTACGTAGTTACAGAATGGGGTGTGGCGTGGTTAAGGGGTAAGACTGTAAGAGAGAGAGCAAAGGTTTTGATTGAAATTGCACATCCAGATTTTCGAGAAATTCTCAAGGGTGAAGCTCGTAAGTTGCAAATTCTATAA